The stretch of DNA TGGAGAGCCTTTTTTGCTTGAAGAGCATTTGAAGCGGTTGCAACTTGCGCTCGATGAATTTCGAATGACAATAAAATTAGATATAGGCACGCTGACATCGGTTATTCAAGAGTTGAACGAGCGCAGCGGCGGAGAAGATGGCTATTTCCGCATGAATGTTTCAGCCGGTGTGCATGATATCGGTTTAGCGCCAGCCGAGTATGAAAAACCGACGTTAATTTTATTTAGAAAAGCACTGCCGCCGATGACGCGAGGAAAAGAAAAGTCGGCGGTATGGCTGGAAACGCATCGTAATACACCGGAAAGTGGAATGCGTCACAAATCACATCATTATGCCAACAACGTCCGTGCCCGCTTGGAACTTCCTTCACTAGCTGAGAAGGAAGGTTTCTTTTTGACGGAAGGTGGACATGTTGCAGAAGGCATTACCTCCAATATTTTCTGGGTTCAAGAAGGTGTACTGTATACTCCCTCGCTGGAGACAGGCATATTAGCGGGAATTACTCGTGACTGGGTGTTGCGAGAAGCAACTGCACTCGACTTGCATGTAGAACAAGGGCTATTTACTCCAGATAGGTTGGAAGCGGCCAGCGAAGTATTTGTTTCAAATGCGGTACAAGAATTGGTACCAATTCGCCAACTGGGATCAAGAAGTTTTGATGGAAAAGATGGGTTAATCTATACGCAGTTACATCAACTTTATGCAAAACAAGTGGAACGGGCAAACAAGGAGCGATTTGAGTGAATTTAACACATTACACAAAACAGTTCGAAGTGAATGGGATGGTATTTGATTTTCAGAACGAAACGATTGTCATGGGAATACTGAATGTGACACCTGATTCTTTTTCGGATGGTGGACGTTTTAACGCTATAGAAGAAGCAGTTATTCATGCGAAAAAAATGGTGGCTGATGGAGCGAAAATAATTGATATCGGTGGGGAATCAACACGACCGGGTCATGATGCCGTAAGTGAAGAAGAAGAAATTTCACGTGTTATTCCTGTAATCGAAGCGTTGGTGCGTGAACTGGATGTGGCTATTTCGATTGATACGTATAAAGCGAAAGTGGCGGAAGCTGCCATCCTTGCTGGCGCTCATATTATCAATGACGTGTGGGGAGCGAAACGTGAACCTGCAATTGCCGAAGTGGCGGCAAGACTTGGCGTGCCGATTTTATTGATGCACAATCGTGATAACACGGAATACGCAAACTTCTGGCCGGATGTACGCAAGGATCTGGAGGAAAGTGTGCAAATAGCTAAAGATGCAGGCGTTCCTGATGAACAAATTTGGTTGGATCCCGGCATTGGATTTGGGAAAACGACCGAACAAAACATATGGATGATGAAGCATTTACAAGAAGTAGTGGAAATGGGATATCCCGTGCTGCTTGGTACATCCCGTAAGTCCATGGTTGGCAACATTTTAAATTTGCCTGTTGAGGAACGTTTGGAAGGAACTGCAGCAACCGTTTCCTTCGGTATCATGCATGGATGTCATATGATGCGTGTACATGACGTGAAAGAAATTGTTCGTACAGTACTCATGATGGATGTATTGACTGGTAAACAACCATATATAGAACGTTAAGGGGCGAAATAAATGGATTATATTCATGTGAACGATATGGAATTTTGGGGCTATCACGGTGTGTTTGCCGAAGAAACGAAACTCGGTCAACGATTCCGTGTAACCTTATCATTGGCAGTGGACTTACAGGAAGCTGGTCAAACCGACAATCTTGAGAAAACCGTTAACTATGCAGAAGCATTCTTTGTTTGCCAAAAGATTGTAGAGGGTGAACCTGTGAAGCTTGTGGAAACGGTGGCAGAGCGAATCTCACAAGAAATTTTGACGAAGTTTGAAGGAATTGTAAAAGGTTGCAAAGTGATGTTGATTAAACCTGATCCCCCGATTCCTGGGCATTACCGTTCGGTAGCTGTTGAAATTACGCGAGGTACATATGTATGAATACCGCCTATCTTTCGTTAGGGTCGAATTTAGGTAATCGTTTCGAGATGTTGCAAGATGCGGTTGAAATGCTACAGATGGAGAACAATTTAGAAGTCACTGCAGTGTCGTCGGTTTATGAGACGGAACCAGTCGGTTATACTGAGCAAGCATCGTTTTTAAATATCGTCGTTGAAATCAAGAGTCCTTTAACTGCAGATGAAATCCTTTTTATTTGCCTAGAAACCGAGCAGACTCTAGGGAGAATTCGTGAATTTCGTTGGGGACCAAGGTGCATAGACCTTGACATTTTGCTCTATAATGCTGAAAATATAGTGTCAGAGAAACTGACTGTCCCTCATCCACGAATGCATGAACGAGGGTTTGTTCTCGTTCCGTTGATGGAATTATTGCCTGAAGGCATACATCCAGGAACTGGTGTGTCTTTTCGCAAGTATGCAGAAGGACAGAAAGAAGGCGTTCACGTATGGAAAACAATCGATGGGGTAGACGCATTCGTGCGTTTAGAAAACTAAAAGCGATGAAGCAACTCGACTTTGCCAAACAAATTGGAATGTCGACATCTATTTTAGGGCAAATCGAGCGTGGAACTCGAGTACCAACACAACAACAACTAGAAACAATGGCATCCGTGCTGAATATAGAGGTAGAAGAGTTAATGGGTGAGACAAATTCATAAGAAAGGAGGATGAACAATGACTAGAATGAGTGAAAAGCCTTTTCAAATCGGTAAACACATCATGGATAACCGTGTAGTATTGGCGCCGATGGCAGGTATTTGCAACTCGGCATTCCGATTGACCGTTAAAGAATTTGGCGCAGGACTTGTTTATGCTGAGATGATCAGCGATAAAGGAATCGTGCACAAAAACGAAAGAACAATGAACATGCTATACATCGATGACAGAGAAAATCCGTTGTCATTACAAATTTTCGGCGGTGACAAAGAAACACTTGTTGAAGCTGCCAAATATGTGGATCAAAACACAACGGCTGATATTATCGATATCAATATGGGTTGTCCGGTTTCAAAAATCATTCGATGTGAAGCGGGAGCTAAGCTATTGCTTGAACCAGAAAAGATTTACGAGATGGTTGCGGCGGTTGTAGATAACGTGAAGAAACCCGTGAGTGTGAAAATGCGTACTGGCTGGGATCTAGATCATTTATACGCAGTTCAAAACGCACAAGCAGTTGAACGTGCGGGTGGTTCAGCTGTAGCTGTTCACGGACGTACACGTGTGCAAATGTATGAAGGTCATGCTGACTGGGATATCATTCGCCAAGTAAAAGAAAACGTCAACATTCCGGTTATCGGTAATGGTGATGTTGAAACACCTCAAGATGCGAAGCGTATGCTAGAGGAAACTGGCGTTGATGGTGTTATGATTGGTCGCGCGGCTTTAGGTGACCCTTGGATGATTTACCGCACGGTAGAATATTTGGAGTCTGGTGAGTTAAAGCC from Paenisporosarcina sp. FSL H8-0542 encodes:
- the pabC gene encoding aminodeoxychorismate lyase, producing the protein MWAWMNGEFVKAEELRISPFDHGFLYGLGFFETFRTYGGEPFLLEEHLKRLQLALDEFRMTIKLDIGTLTSVIQELNERSGGEDGYFRMNVSAGVHDIGLAPAEYEKPTLILFRKALPPMTRGKEKSAVWLETHRNTPESGMRHKSHHYANNVRARLELPSLAEKEGFFLTEGGHVAEGITSNIFWVQEGVLYTPSLETGILAGITRDWVLREATALDLHVEQGLFTPDRLEAASEVFVSNAVQELVPIRQLGSRSFDGKDGLIYTQLHQLYAKQVERANKERFE
- the folP gene encoding dihydropteroate synthase; this translates as MNLTHYTKQFEVNGMVFDFQNETIVMGILNVTPDSFSDGGRFNAIEEAVIHAKKMVADGAKIIDIGGESTRPGHDAVSEEEEISRVIPVIEALVRELDVAISIDTYKAKVAEAAILAGAHIINDVWGAKREPAIAEVAARLGVPILLMHNRDNTEYANFWPDVRKDLEESVQIAKDAGVPDEQIWLDPGIGFGKTTEQNIWMMKHLQEVVEMGYPVLLGTSRKSMVGNILNLPVEERLEGTAATVSFGIMHGCHMMRVHDVKEIVRTVLMMDVLTGKQPYIER
- the folB gene encoding dihydroneopterin aldolase — its product is MDYIHVNDMEFWGYHGVFAEETKLGQRFRVTLSLAVDLQEAGQTDNLEKTVNYAEAFFVCQKIVEGEPVKLVETVAERISQEILTKFEGIVKGCKVMLIKPDPPIPGHYRSVAVEITRGTYV
- the folK gene encoding 2-amino-4-hydroxy-6-hydroxymethyldihydropteridine diphosphokinase: MNTAYLSLGSNLGNRFEMLQDAVEMLQMENNLEVTAVSSVYETEPVGYTEQASFLNIVVEIKSPLTADEILFICLETEQTLGRIREFRWGPRCIDLDILLYNAENIVSEKLTVPHPRMHERGFVLVPLMELLPEGIHPGTGVSFRKYAEGQKEGVHVWKTIDGVDAFVRLEN
- a CDS encoding helix-turn-helix transcriptional regulator; the encoded protein is MENNRWGRRIRAFRKLKAMKQLDFAKQIGMSTSILGQIERGTRVPTQQQLETMASVLNIEVEELMGETNS
- the dusB gene encoding tRNA dihydrouridine synthase DusB codes for the protein MTRMSEKPFQIGKHIMDNRVVLAPMAGICNSAFRLTVKEFGAGLVYAEMISDKGIVHKNERTMNMLYIDDRENPLSLQIFGGDKETLVEAAKYVDQNTTADIIDINMGCPVSKIIRCEAGAKLLLEPEKIYEMVAAVVDNVKKPVSVKMRTGWDLDHLYAVQNAQAVERAGGSAVAVHGRTRVQMYEGHADWDIIRQVKENVNIPVIGNGDVETPQDAKRMLEETGVDGVMIGRAALGDPWMIYRTVEYLESGELKPEPSVREKMDVCLLHFERLLALKGEYVAVREMRKHASWYLKGIRGNGKARNLINQTESAQELRAFINNFADEQMSLGRELETSVM